Proteins from a genomic interval of Tachyglossus aculeatus isolate mTacAcu1 chromosome 8, mTacAcu1.pri, whole genome shotgun sequence:
- the TCF15 gene encoding transcription factor 15 produces the protein MAFAVLRPASAHVAFRRALSPPSDADDDGDPRSESDGSEGRPPPPPPQLPQPPPPPPPPPPFPPQQQHQQRQAANARERDRTQSVNTAFSALRMLIPTEPEDRRLSKVETLRLAAGYIAHLANVLLLHGARQDRPGAGPGPAPPCGRALRGPRAICTFCLSDQRRAGGRRDPSGSCLKARGAHPPPRTAKMSPPNPRPRRRR, from the exons ATGGCGTTCGCCGTGCTGCGGCCGGCGTCGGCGCACGTGGCCTTCCGCCGCGCCCTCAGCCCGCCCAGCGACGCCGACGACGACGGGGACCCCCGCAGCGAGAGCGACGGGTCGGAggggaggccgccgccgccgccccctcagcttcctcagcctcctcctcctcctcctccgccgccgccgttccccccgcagcagcagcatcagcagCGGCAGGCGGCCAACGCGCGCGAGCGGGACCGGACCCAGAGCGTCAACACGGCGTTCTCGGCCCTGCGCATGCTCATCCCCACCGAGCCCGAGGACCGCCGCCTGTCCAAGGTGGAGACGCTGCGCCTGGCCGCCGGCTACATCGCCCACCTCGCCaacgtcctcctcctccacggcGCCCGCCAGGACcgccccggggccgggccgggaccGGCGCCCCCCTGCGGGCGCGCCCTCCGCGGGCCCCGCGCCATCTGCACCTTCTGCCTCAGCGACCAGCGCAGAGCC GGCGGGCGGCGAGACCCCTCCGGCAGCTGCCTCAAGGCCAGAGGAGCCCACCCCCCCCCGCGGACCGCGAAGATGAGCCCCCCGAACCCCAGACCGCGGCGACGGCGATGA